From the genome of Pirellulales bacterium:
CCCCAAAGTCCGCCGCGACCGCAAGGCCGGCGGCGCCGAAGATCGCATCAGCATCAGCCAGACGATTCTGGACTACGTGCTGCAGCACAAAGAAGGCGTGCTCACTAGCGACGCCCGCGAAGACCAGCGCTGGGACACGGCTGCCAGCATCATGCAACTGGGGGTGCGCGAGGCGATCTGTGTGCCGATGCAGGGGCGCTACGACGTGGTGGGCATCATCTATATCGATACGCTGACGCCCGCGCATAAAGTGATCGTGAATGCGCCCAACCGCTTCCGCGAAGAACATCTTAAATTGATGGTCGCGATCGGCCATCAAGCGGCGCTGGCCGTGGAAGACACGATGTATTATGGGGCAATGGTGCAGGCCGAACGCTTGGCGGCCATCGGCCAAACGATCGCCACGTTGTCGCACCACATCAAGAACATTTTGCAAGGCATCCGCGGCGGCAGCTACCTCATTGAAATGGGATTGAACGACCACAATGAGGAGATCATGCGAAAGGGTTGGGGGATTGTTGAAAAAAACCAAAACAAGATTTCGTCGCTGGTGATGGACATGTTGACGTTCAGCAAGGAACGCGAGCCAGACCTTGCGCCCGCCGATCTGAACGAAATAGTCGGCGACGTGGTCGAACTGATGCAATCGCGCGCCGCGGAAATGAACGCGCAGCTCACCTGGCAGCTCGATTCCACCGTACCGCTGCTGTTGTTCGACAGCGATGGCATCCACCGCGCCGTCTTAAACGTCATCACCAACGCCATTGATGCCTGCCAGGACCGTGAAGGCGGCCGCGTGACGGTTTCCACGCATTATTCCGATGAACCTGCGCTCGTGCAAATCATCGTCGAAGACAACGGCGAAGGCATCGCCCCCGACCAACTGCCGAAAATCTTTCAACTTTTCGTATCGGGCAAAGGAACTCGCGGCACCGGACTGGGCCTACCGGTCAGCGAAAAGATTATCAAGGAACACGGCGGTCGGATTCTCATCGACAGCGAACTCGGCAAAGGAAGCCGGTTTACCCTGGAATTTCCAGCCGTCCTGGGTAGCCAGGT
Proteins encoded in this window:
- a CDS encoding FHA domain-containing protein, whose amino-acid sequence is MASLFVIQGRDQGVRFELAAAAGTIALGRDSNSRVHLHDTEVSRRHAEIRRNGDTYILVDVGSANGTFVNNERIEKHVLASGDQLQVGRTVLVFTGSDDSAKRNIDDRVQIVSTTGAGEKSRILSTAAREESNVLSVPVMTQENQWLARARSNLQIMYRTALAVSHTLDIDQLLGRIMQLIFEWVEADRGCIMLVDPEAKRLIPKVRRDRKAGGAEDRISISQTILDYVLQHKEGVLTSDAREDQRWDTAASIMQLGVREAICVPMQGRYDVVGIIYIDTLTPAHKVIVNAPNRFREEHLKLMVAIGHQAALAVEDTMYYGAMVQAERLAAIGQTIATLSHHIKNILQGIRGGSYLIEMGLNDHNEEIMRKGWGIVEKNQNKISSLVMDMLTFSKEREPDLAPADLNEIVGDVVELMQSRAAEMNAQLTWQLDSTVPLLLFDSDGIHRAVLNVITNAIDACQDREGGRVTVSTHYSDEPALVQIIVEDNGEGIAPDQLPKIFQLFVSGKGTRGTGLGLPVSEKIIKEHGGRILIDSELGKGSRFTLEFPAVLGSQVRETNVANVPE